A window of Aquibium oceanicum genomic DNA:
TTATGGCACCCTTCCTGAAGTACGACGCGCCGACGACGCGGCCGAACTCCGGCGGCTGGGCGCGGCCCGCTACCCGCCGCATCATCGGACTGACGATGCTGAACGCGGTCGGCATCACCGCGCTGAACCATCTGCCGGTCATCTCTTTCGCCATGCCGCAGGAGGTGCTCGACGGACCCTACGGGCACACGGCGACCACGAGTTACACCTATGCGATGACCACCTCCTTCGCGCCGCGGCCAGACTTTGGGAGCGACCTGGCGGCGATCGACGAGCCGTTCCTGCTGGTAGGAGGCGCGGCCGACGAGGCGTTCCTTGCCGAGCGCTACGAGGAGACGATCTCGCCGCACGCGCCCGGCGGCACCTACGTCATCCTGCCGAGCGTGAGCCATCTCGGCGTCGTCAGCGATCCCGGGGCAATCGCCGCCGTCGAGGCATTCCTGTCGGAGCTGCCTGCGGCACGATGACGACGCTGCCGCCACGGAATTGTCTCCCGCCCCAAACCCCTCTACACCACTTTCGTGGTCCGCCGACCCGAGTCGCGGGGCAGAGCGGCGACGTCAAAGGGGGTGCAAGATGAACTTCACGGGTCTGGACATCATCATACCGGTGCTCGTCGTCCTGGTGCTGCTGTTCCTCTTTGCCGGCATCAAAACGGTTCCGCAGGGCAGCAACTGGACCGTGGAACGCTTCGGTCGCTACACCCGGTCGCTCTCGCCGGGGCTGAACCTGATCCTTCCCTTCATCGACCGCATCGGCGCCAAGATGAACATGATGGAGCAGGTGCTGGACGTCCCCACGCAGGAGGTCATCACCCGCGACAACGCCATCGTGGCCGTCGACGGCGTGGCCTTCTACCAGGTGCTGAACGCTGCCCAGGCGGCCTATCAGGTGGCGGGTCTCGAGAATGCCATCCTCAACCTCACCATGACCAACATCCGCTCTGTGATGGGCTCGATGGACCTCGACGAGCTCCTGTCGAACCGCGACGCGATCAACGAGCGGCTGCTCAGGATCGTCGACGAGGCCGCGAGCCCCTGGGGCATCAAGGTCACCCGCGTCGAGATCAAGGACATCAATCCGCCGGCCAACCTGGTGGACTCCATGGCGCGCCAGATGATGGCTGAGCGCAACAAGCGCGCCCAGATTCTGGAGGCCGAAGGCCTCAAGCAGGCGCAGGTGCTGGAGGCCGAGGGGCGGAAGGAAGCCGCCTTCCGCGACGCCGAGGCACGCGAGCGTGCGGCGGAAGCCGAGGCCCGGGCCACCCAGGTCGTGTCCGAGGCGATCGCGGCCGGCGACGTGCAGGCCATCAACTACTTCGTAGCGCAGAAGTACACCGAAGCGCTGGCGCGGATCGGATCGGCGACCAACAGCAAGGTCGTGCTGCTGCCGGTCGAAGCCTCCGCGCTGATCGGCTCGCTCGGCGGCATCGGCGCCATCGCCAAGGAAGTATTCGGCGGCGAATCGCCCACCCAGAACACGCGCGGCGCGAACCGCCCGCCGCTCGTTCCGCCCGGTCAGGGCTGACCCGCCGCGCCGGGAGGGCCCCATGCTGGAACGCATCTTTTCCGAACTCGGCCCGTGGAACTGGCTGGTGCTCGGTTTCGTCCTGCTCACGCTCGAGATCATCCTGCCCGGCGTCTTCCTGGTGTGGATCGGGCTTGCCGCGCTCGCGGTCGGCGTCCTGTCCATCGCCATCTGGGAGTTCTCCCTGTGGATATGGCAGGTGCAGATCCTGGTCTTCCTGGTCTTCTCGCTGCTGTCGGCCTGGCTCGGCTACCGTTTCGTGCGGCGCGACGAATCGCCGAGCGACCAGCCCCTGCTCAACCAGCGCGCCAGACAGCTCGTCGGCCGGACGGGCACGCTGGACGAGGCGATCCGCGACGGCCGCGGCAGGCTGAAGCTCGGTGACACGTGGTGGCCGGTGAACGGTCCCGACGCAGCACCCGGCACGAAGGTGCGGGTGGTCGCGGCCACGGACGGCGACCTCGTGGTGGAACCGGTCTGAGCTTTTCGGGCGGTCAGGCGGCTCCCAGCCGCAGGAGATCGTGGAAATGCACGACGCCGACCGGGACACCCTCGTCGACCACGACAAGCGCGCTGATGTGATGCTCGTTGAGCAGCGCCATCGCCTCCGCCGCCAGCGTGCGCGGCGTGACGGTTTTAGGATTGCGCGTCATCAGCTCGTCGATGGCGATCTCCGCCAGATTGAGATGCAGGCTGCGCGCCAGATCGCCGTCGGTGAAGATGCCGGCGAGACGGCCGTCCTCGCCCGTCACGCAAACGCAACCGAAGCGCTTCGCCGAAAGCATCGTGATGGCCTCCGGCATGGTAACGCCGCGCCCGACGACAGGCATCTCGTCGCCGACATGCATGATCTCGCGAACCTGCGTCAGGTTGGCGCCGAGCTGGCCGCCGGGATGGAAGGTACGGAAGTGATCCGGCGTGAAGCCGCGCGCCTCCAGAAGCGCGACGGCGAGCGCGTCGCCGATGGCGAGTTGCAGCACCGTGGAGGTGGTGGGAGCGAGCCCGTGCGGGCATGCCTCGGGCGACTTCGGAAGGCACAGCACGAGATCGGCCGCGGAAGCGAGCGTCGACGTCTCTCCGGAGGTGATGGCGATCAGCGGGATCTTGAAGCGCCGCGAATAGGCCACGATCCCCTTCATCTCGGAAGTCTCGCCCGACCACGAGATGGCGATGATCGCGTCGTCGGGGGCGATCATGCCGAGGTCGCCATGGTTGGCTTCGGCGGGATGGACGAAGAAGGCGGGCGTGCCGGTCGAGGCGAGAGTCGCCGCCATCTTGTTGCCGATATGGCCGCTCTTGCCGACGCCGGTGACGATCGCGCGACCCCCGATCCCGGCGAGCATCTCCACAGCCTTGGCGAAGGATTCGGAAAGCCCGTTGCCGAGCGCGGCGGCGAGCGCCGCCATCCCCGCCTGCTCGGTGGTGATGGTGCGGACGGCGGATTCGATCGCCGCCTTGGCGTCCACGCGCTGATTCAGGACTTTCCCGTGCATGGCGACGCTCTATCCCGTCCAAACCCGGCTGTCCAACCTTGATTTCAAACGACGAATGCCGCGCCGGCAGGGCCGCTTCAACCTCCCGTTAACCATCGGTGTTTACGGTTCGGTAAAGTTTCGCACCGGGCGGCTCGTCGGATCACCATGCTCGAATTGCCACAGAGACGATCGGCAGGATCTCGTCGCCTGCCCGCGCGACGGTTCGCTCTGCTGGCCTCGACGGCGCTTCTGTCTCTGACGCTCACCCACGCGGCCGCGCAGGAGAACCTGCTGCGGGGACAGCTGACCGAGAGCCAGATCAACGAGGAACTTCTCGCCGGGCAAGAGGGTGATGCGTCGGCCGAACCCTCGCGCGGCGGCATACCGACGCCGGGCTACGTACCCGTCAGCGAGGGCGCGCTCGATCCCGACGAGGAAACGCGCGACGACAATGCCAGCCTGTTTCCGATGGAGGAGGAGGACAACGACGCCTTTTCCGAGCGGCCGCCCGCCCCGCGACGGGCCGCCCGCGCCACGAACCAGCGGGAGGAAGCCGCAGACGCCGCAGCACCCGATCAGCCGGATGTCGGGGAGGAAACGGACGAGACCACGGTCGGCACCGTCCGCCAGGAGCGTATCGATGCCCTCGACGAGGAAGCCAACCGGCGCCTCGAGCCCGAGAACCCGCGCACGGCCGCCATCGAGACCCCGTCGTTCGAGGAGGAGGAGAACCCCTATTCGCCGCTCGGCCTGCGCGTCGGGACCTTCGACGTCTTCACCACCCTCGACCAGGGACTGACCTGGTCGACCAACCCCCGGAACGCGCCGGGCGGAACCGAGGGGGTTCTGTCGCAGACCGAGTTGCGTCTGAACGCCGTCTCCGACTGGACGCGCCACTCGGCCGCTTTCAACGCCTTCGGCATCTACAAGGAATCCGTCTCCGGAGACGACGACTACGACGAACTCCAGGGCGGCATCGACGCTTCCTTCAACGCCGATCTCGCATACGGACTGAACGCCGGCGCGACGTTCGCCTACACGGTTCGTCCGGAGTCGGCCTCTTCGCCGGTCGACATCGGCAACGTGGTCTCGGAGCCCCTGCTGCACGAGCTTTCCGGCGACCTCTCGGTCGGCAAGGAGGTCGGCAAGGCGCGCTTTTCGCTGACCGGTTCACTGGATCGGGAAATCTATTCCGACGCCGACCTGTCGTCCGGCGGAACGCTGTCGCAGAAGGACCGGAACTTCACGCTCGCCACGGTCGCGCTGCGTGCCGGCTACGAGGTCTCGCCGACGATCGTCCCCTTCGTCGAGGGAGAGATCGGTCGCCGCTACTACGATCTCGAGGTTGACTCCAGCGGTTACGCCCGTTCCGCGGACAGGCTGGCCCTGCGCGGCGGCTTCGAGCTCGATTTCGGCGAGAAGCTGTCGGGCGAAGTCTCCGCCGGCTGGCTGCGCGAGAATTTCGACGACGATCGCCTCACGCCCGTCTCCGGCCTCCTGCTGGACGCGGCTCTTGCCTGGTCGCCGACGCGCGGCACGACCGTGTCGCTGATCGGCTCGACCGAGGTGGAGGGTACGACGACGGCGAGCGAGAGCGGCTCCGTGCGTTACGCCGCGAGCATCGAGATGCTGCGGCAGGTCCGGGCCAATCTGACGCTGGGCGCCAATGCGGGCCTGGCCTGGCGCGACTACGTGAACTCTTCCGATCACGAGCTGACGTTGAGCGCGGAAACGAATGCGACCTGGTGGTTCAACCGCTACGCCGGCATCAACGGAAGGCTGCGCCACGAGCGCTTCGACAGCACGATCGCCGGCCGCGACTACGACGCCACCAGCGTCTATCTCGGCCTCAAGCTCCAACGCTGACCGCGGCGGAGCGGCATTTCGAGAACACTCAGCCGATCTTCGCCTTGGCCTCGCCCGCGGTGTACTCCTCGAGCAGGTTGGAGATCATTCGCGTCATGCGCGGGCTGAAATCCTTGCGCCAGAGCGAGAAGGCGACGTTGGCTTCGACGAACCCTTCCGGCGAGCCGCAATCGAAGGTGCGGCCCTTGTAGTGATAGCCGTAGAAGGACTGTTGCTTCTGGAGCTTCAGCATCGCGTCGGTGAGCTGGATCTCGTTGCCGGCGCCGCGCTCGTGCGCCGAGAGGATATCGAAAATCTCGGGCTGCAGGATGTAGCGGCCGTTGAGGAAGAGGTTCGATTCGGCCGTTCCCTTGGCCGGCTTCTCGACCATCGAGGTGATCTCGAAGCCGTTGGCGACGTCCTTGCCCTTGCCGACGATGCCGTATTTGTGCGCCTCTTCGGGATCGCACTCCTGCACCGCGATGACGTTGCCGCCGGCTTCCTCGTAAAGCTCCACCATCGCACGCATGCAGCCCTTCTCCGACTGCATGATCATGTCGGGAAGCAGCAGCGCGAAGGGCTCGTCGCCGACCAGATTGCGGGCGCACCACACCGCGTGGCCGAGACCCAGCGGCACCTGCTGGCGCGTGAAGCTCGTCTGCCCGGCCTCCGGCTGCATGCGCTGGAGCTTGGCCAGCTCCGCGTCCTTGCCGCGCTGGGCGAGCGTGTCGTAGAGCTCGAACTGGACGTCGAAATGGTCCTCGATGACGCCCTTGTTGCGGCCGGTCACGAAGATGAACTCCTCGATGCCCGCTTCCCTCGCCTCGTCGACGACGTACTGGATCACCGGCTTGTCCACGACCGTCAGCATCTCCTTGGGGAGCGCCTTGGTGGCCGGGAGGAACCGCGTTCCGAGACCCGCGACCGGGAAAACCGCCTTTCGGACCTTTTTCATGCTGGATGACATCCCGTTTCTCGATTGGGGTAAGGGTGCGACATCATGATGCCGAATTCAGGGGCTACGCATCGGCGGACCGAAACGATCCGGCAAGGCATTGCCCCGCAGGATGTATTGCGAATTCTTTCTATGGTAAACCCTTTGCTAACCCGCGCACGGCAGGATTCCGGACTTCGCGAAACGAATTCGGAGGCAATAATGTTCCAGATGAAGAAGAACGTCCGATCGGCGGCGCTCGGCCTACTGGGCTTTGCAGTGGTGTTCGCGGCCCAGCCGGCCGCCGCCGATGCAGGATTCCAGAAGTGGGTGGCGAGCTTCCGCGGCGTGGCGGCCAGCAACGGCGTTTCGGGTGCGACGTTCGACCGCGCCTTCCGCGGCGTGACCGCCCCGGATCCGGAAGTGCTCGAAAAAGCGCGCTACCAACCCGAGTTCACAGCCCCCGTCTGGGACTATTTCGACAACCGCGTCCACGAAGACTCCATCGCCGTCGGCCGGCAGATGGCCCGTCAGTGGAAGCCCTGGCTCGACCGCATCGAGCGCCAGTATGGCGTCGACCGCCATATCCTCCTGGCGATCTGGTCGATGGAATCGAACTACGGCGAGATTCTCAAGAACGACAAGGTGATGCGCAACGTCGTGCGGTCGCTGTCGACCCTCGCCTATGCCGACAAGAGGCGTGCGAAGTTCGCGCGCTCGCAACTCGTCGCCGCGCTCAAGATCCTGCAGAGCGGCGACATCGATGAGAGCCATCTGACCGGCTCCTGGGCGGGAGCCATGGGACACACCCAGTTCATCCCGACCAGCTACCAGGCCTATGCGGTGGACGCCGACGGCAACGGCAAGCGCGACATCTGGAACTCGGTTCCCGATGCGCTGGCCACGGCGGCCAACCTCCTGCGCAAGAACGGCTGGCAGGCAGGCAAGAGCTGGGGCTACGAGGTGACGCTGCCGCCCGGCCGGAAATTCCCCGGCGGGTCGATGTCGCTGTCGAAGTGGCAGTCGATCGGCGTGGTGCGAGCCCGCAACAAGCCCTTCCCGAGCCCGTCCGACAATGCCGAGCTGAAGGTGCTGGACGGGCGCGAGGGACCGGCCTTCCTCATGACGAAGAATTTCTTCGTCCTGAAGCGCTACAACAACGCGGACAAGTACGCGCTGGCGGTCGGGCTGCTCGCCGACGAGATCGCGGGCTATGGCGGACTGGTGCGCGACTGGAACAGGCCGTTCACGAAGCTCTCCTTCGAGGAGAAGCAGGAACTCCAGAAGCATCTCCTGACCCTCGGCTATTATGACGGCAAGATCGACGGCAAGATCGGCTCGGGTTCCCGTTCGGCGATCGTCGCCGTCCAGCAGGCGCTTGGGCTCCAGCCGGACGGACATCCCAGCAAGGAAGTCCTCAGCCGGCTGAGAGAGCGCTGAGGCGGAAAGTACTGCGTTTGAAATCGCCGCTGCTGCGCAAATGGACGGGCCTCTGCCTCGCGCTCGCGATCATCGCGAGCGCGGCTGCCGTAGTGACGTTCCTCGGGTCTGTCTCTGAGGCACAAGCGCAGGAGCGCCCGAGGACGCTGTTCCAGCTCCTGTTCCCCAACCGGCGGGAAGAAAGCCGTCCGGCGGCGAGGGAGCCGCAGCCGCGGCAGAAGAAGCGTACCCCGCCCGCCCGCGCGGAACCGCGCGAGGCCACGCCCGCACCGGCTGCAGCCAGCGCCCCTCCCCCGCCCGCCGACGTCGAGAAGGCCGGGGACGCACGCCCCCTTCTGGTGGTGGGCGACTTTCTGGCCGGAGGCCTGGCCGAGGGCCTCGAGACCGTGTTCGAGGACGACCCGACGGTGCGGATCGTCGACCGGTCGAACGGCTCGTCGGGCTTCGTCCGCAACGACTTCTACGATTGGCCGGGAAAGATCGGCGACATCCTCGACGAGGTGAAGCCCGCCGTCGCGGTCGTCATGATCGGCTCCAACGACCGACAGGTCATGGGCATCGGCAGCTCCACCGAGCCCGTCCGCTCGGACCGCTGGGCCACGGAATACGAGGCTCGCGCCACGATGTTCGCCTCGGCTTTTTCCAGCCGCGGCATCCCGCTTGTGTGGGTCGGACTGCCGTCTTTCAAGTTCAGCAAGATGTCGTCGGACATGATCGCCTTCAACGACATCCACCGGCGCGCCGCGGAAGCCGCATCCGGCGTCTTCGTCGACATCTGGGACGGTTTCGTCGACGAGAACGGCGCCTTCGTGACCAACGGGCCCGACATCAACGGGCAGCCGGTGCGGCTGCGCGCGAACGACGGCATCAACCTGACCCAGGCCGGCAGGCGCAAGATCGCCTTCTATGCAGAGAAGCCGCTCGCCCATATCCTCGAAGACGGATCGCCAGGCGTCTCGCCCGACGGCGAGATCGGGGAGATGTTCGGTCCGCCGATCCCCGGCTCCACGCCGGTGATCCAGCACACGACGCCGGTCTCGCTGACCGACCCCGAACTCGACGGGGGCGACGAACTGCTCGGGCTGGTCGTCGTGCCGAGGCGCGACAATGCGCTGACCCCTGCCCAGAAGCTGGTGATCGAGGGGCTGGCGCCGGATCCGCGCCCCGGGCGCGTCGACGATTTCGGACGTTCCAGCCTGCCGGAGGCCGCGCCGGACGAGGGCGACCGCACCTCCGCGCTGCCCGAGAGGCCCGAAACCGGCACCGCTGTGACGGAGGATCAGGCCGCCCGCGATGTCAGCGCAGGGTCGCAATCTTCCGACTGACGATCCAGGCAACCGGAATGGCGACTAGCGCCCCAGCGACGGCCGCCGCGGCGATGGTCGTCGCATCGAAGCGGTGCAGGTCCATGGTCAGAAGCGCCGTCAGGAAGACGCCCATCATGACGGGCGCGACGAGAACGTAGACGACAAGCGGAAGCTTGAGCATGTTTCCCTCCATCGGAAAACCGGCCCCGGCGGGGACCGGCGGAGGAAGGATCGTCCGTCGCGGACGCCTTGCCTTGACATGGCTCAACCGGACGCAAATCGCCGGCAGCGGCGCGTTAAACCGACCCACCTCCCACCGCCCCGCGGCTGTTCGCAGACCTCAGCGGGGCAGGAGCGTGCTGCCCATGAGCGCCTCGTCGATGGCGCGCGCAGCCTGACGGCCCTCGCGGATCGCCCAGACGACCAGCGACTGGCCGCGGCGGACGTCGCCGGCGACGTAGAGCTTTTCGATGTTCGTCCTGTAGTCGTGGTCGTTGGCGACGACGTTCTTCGATCCACGTCGATCGGTGTTGGTGGTAAGGCCATCACGCAGCTCGGCCATGATGCCGCTCTCGTTGGGACCCGAAAAGCCGATGGCAATGAAGGCGAGATCGGCGCGGATGACGAATTCGCTGCCGGCGATCGGCTTGCGCGCCTCGTCCACCTCGCAGCACTTCACGCCGGTCAGAACGCCGTCCTCGCCGACGAATTCCAGCGTCGCGACCTGGAACTCGCGCTGTGCGCCCTCGGCCTGCGAGGAGGAGGTCCGCATCTTGGTCGCCCAGTAGGGCCAGACCGTCAGCTTGTCTTCCTTCTCCGGCGGCTGGGGGCGGATGTCGAGCTGGGTCACACGCACGGCGCCCTGGCGGAACGCCGTCCCGACGCAGTCCGACGCGGTGTCGCCGCCGCCCACGACCACGACGTGCTTTCCGCCTGCCAGGATCGGGTCGGAGGGCCAGGCGACGGACTGGATGTCCTCGCCGCCGATGCGGCGGTTCTGCTGCACCAGATAGGGCATGGCATCATGGACGCCGGCGAAGTCGCGGCCGGGCAGATCGGACGGACGCGGCTTCTCCGAACCGCCGCAGTAGAGGACCGCATCGTATTCGGCGAGCAGCTCCTCGGCCTTCTTGTCGACACCGACATTGACGCCACAGTGGAAGGTGACGCCCTCGCCTTCCATCTGCTCGACGCGCCGGTCGATGTAGTGCTTCTCGATCTTGAAGTCGGGAATGCCGTAGCGCATCAGCCCGCCGGGACGGGATTCGCGCTCGTAGACGTGAACGTCGTGCCCGGCGCGGCCGAGTTGCTGCGCCGCCGCCATTCCGGCGGGACCCGAGCCGATCACCGCTACCTTCCTGCCGGTCTTGTGTTCCGGCGGGAAGGGCCGGACGAAGCCCAGCTCATAGGCCTTGTCGCCGATGGCCTGCTCGATCGTCTTGATGGCGACCGGAACGTCCTCGAGGTTCAGCGTGCAGGCCTCTTCGCAGGGCGCCGGGCAGATGCGGCCGGTCCACTCGGGGAAGTTGTTCGTGGAATGGAGATTGCGGATCGCGTTTTCCCAGTCGCCCTGGTAGACGAGCTCATTCCAGTCCGGAATCTGGTTGTGGACGGGGCAGCCCGTCGGCCCATGGCAGTACGGGATGCCGCAATCCATGCAGCGCGCGGCCTGTTTCTCGACCTCGCGGTCCGACATCGGCAGCGTGAACTCGCGGAAATGCCGGATGCGGTCGGACGCAGGCTGGTACTTGTGCACCTGCCGGTCGATCTCGAGAAAACCTGTTACCTTGCCCATTCTCGTTCCTACTCGCGGACCGCGGGAACATCCCGCAGCCAGTTTGCTACCTTCAGTCCGGGCACCTGTGAAAAGGCGCTATCGTCAGTTACCACCACCGCGTCCAACACTATCCCCTGACAGGCGATCCACAGGTCGTGCGGCCCCATCTGAACCCCCTGCCGCTCCATGGACGTTCTGAGCGTCGCGTATTGTTCTTCGGCCGGACTCTCCAAAGGCCAGACGTCGATCGTTTCCAGCAGCGCTTCGAACACCCGGCGTCCACGTTGATTGTCGTTCTTCGTCAAGCCAAACAATATCTCTGCCTTGACGATCAGACTGATGCCGATCTCGTGCTGTCGATGTTCCCGCAGCCTGCGGTCTACCGACCCGTTCGGGTTCCGGAACAGGTCCGAGACGATGTTGGTATCGAGCAGATAACGCATCACAGCTTGATGTCGTCGAGCGGCAGCAAACCTTCGTCGCCTGGATCGCCGGGGAAGTCTTCTATGGGGCCATTCTCCTTCAACCAGTCAAGCACCTCCACGAGCGAACGCTTCCGCGTCTTGGGACGAAGATGAACCGTGCCATCCTCGTCTCGTGAAATCAGAACCTTTTCGGTCTCGAACTCGAATTCTTTCGGGATCCGTACAGCCTGACTTCGCCCGTTTCGAAAGACGCTGATCTCACGCTCCTTCCGAACCTGTTCCATCGTCGCCTCCATCGTCTGGCATATGCCCAGACATATGCCAGATCGAGCTACCCATCAACCGCGCCTGCGCTTCAGCCTCACGCCTCCTCATGAGGGCCTTGCGGCCTGACCCGGCCCCTACTCCGCAGCGACCCCCATCCTCATGCGTTCCATTTCCCGCAGGGCGCGGCGGTATTCGACCGGCATCACCTTGCGAAACTTGGAGCGGTAGTTCGCCCAGTCGTCGAGTATCGCGCGGGCGCGGTTGGAGCCCGTGTAGTGCGCGTGGTTGGTGATCAGCTGCACCAGCCGCTCCTCGTCGTGGCGGGTCATGTCGCCGGAGACGTCGACGCGGCCCTTGTGCATCAGATCGCCGCCGTGGTGGTGCAGCTTCTCCAGCATGTCGTCTTCCTCGGGCACCGGCTCGAGTTCGACCATGGCCATGTTGCAGCGCTCGGCGAAATCGCCTTCCTCGTCGAGCACATAGGCGACGCCACCCGACATGCCGGCCGCGAAGTTGCGCCCGGTCTTGCCGATGACGACCACCGCGCCGCCTGTCATGTACTCGCAGCCGTGGTCGCCACAGCCTTCCACGACGGTGACGGCGCCGGAGTTGCGCACCGCGAAGCGCTCGCCCGCGACGCCACGGAAGTAGCATTCGCCTTCGATCGCGCCGTAGAGCACTGTGTTGCCCACGATGATGGACTCCTCCGCCTTGATCCGGGAGTTCTCCGCGGGGCGGATGACGATCCGGCCGCCGGAGAGACCCTTGCCGACATAGTCGTTGCCGTCGCCGATCAGCTCGAACGAGATGCCGCGCGCCAGGAAGGCGCCGAAGGACTGGCCGGCGGTCCCGGTGAGCGTCACCGAGATCGTGTCCTCCTTCAGTCCCTTGTACTTCCAGCGCTTGGCCACGGCGCCCGACAGCATGGCGCCGGTCGAGCGGTCGGTGTTGCGGATCGGAAGCTCGATCTTCACCTTCTCCTTGCGCTCCAGCGCCGGGCGGGCGAGTTCGATCAGCTTGCGGTCGAGCACGTCGTCGATCGGATGCTTCTGGAGCATGGTCCAGTAGGTCTCCTCCTTCGGCGCGTCGGGCTTGAAGAAGACGCGGCTGAAATCGAGACCGCGCGACTTCCAGTGGTCGACCATCGTCTCCTTTTCGAGCAGCTCGCTCTGGCCAATGATCTCGTCCAGCCTGCGATAACCCATGTCGGCCAGAAACTGCCGCACTTCCTCCGCCACGTAGAAGAAGTAGTTCACGACGTGCTCCGGCGCGCCCTTGAACCGTTTGCGCAGAACCGGGTCCTGCGTGGCGATGCCGACCGGACAGGTGTTGAGATGGCACTTGCGCATCATCAGGCAGCCCGCCGCGATCAGCGGCGCGGTCGAGAAGCCGAACTCGTCGGCCCCGAGCAGCGCGCCGATGATGACGTCGCGGCCGGTCCGCAAGCCGCCGTCGACTTGCAGCGCGACGCGTGAGCGCAGGCCGTTCAGGACCAGCGTCTGGTGCGTCTCGGCAAGGCCCATCTCCCAGGGCGAGCCGGCGTGCTTGAGCGAGGTCAGCGGCGAGGCGCCGGTGCCGCCGTCATAGCCGGCGATGGTGATGTGGTCCGCGCGCGCCTTGGCGACGCCGGCCGCGACGGTGCCGACACCGACCTCCGACACCAGCTTCACCGATACGGCGGCCGCCGGATTGACGTTCTTCAGGTCGAAGATCAGCTGCGCCAGATCCTCGATCGAATAGATGTCGTGATGCGGCGGCGGCGAGATGAGGCCGACGCCGGGCGTGGAGTGCCGCGTCTTTGCGATCGTCGCATCGACCTTGTGGCCGGGCAGCTGACCGCCCTCGCCCGGCTTGGCGCCCTGCGCGACTTTGATCTGCATCATGTCGGAGTTGACGAGGTATTCCGCCGTCACGCCGAAGCGGCCCG
This region includes:
- a CDS encoding type II toxin-antitoxin system VapC family toxin, whose amino-acid sequence is MRYLLDTNIVSDLFRNPNGSVDRRLREHRQHEIGISLIVKAEILFGLTKNDNQRGRRVFEALLETIDVWPLESPAEEQYATLRTSMERQGVQMGPHDLWIACQGIVLDAVVVTDDSAFSQVPGLKVANWLRDVPAVRE
- a CDS encoding glutamate synthase subunit beta; this translates as MGKVTGFLEIDRQVHKYQPASDRIRHFREFTLPMSDREVEKQAARCMDCGIPYCHGPTGCPVHNQIPDWNELVYQGDWENAIRNLHSTNNFPEWTGRICPAPCEEACTLNLEDVPVAIKTIEQAIGDKAYELGFVRPFPPEHKTGRKVAVIGSGPAGMAAAQQLGRAGHDVHVYERESRPGGLMRYGIPDFKIEKHYIDRRVEQMEGEGVTFHCGVNVGVDKKAEELLAEYDAVLYCGGSEKPRPSDLPGRDFAGVHDAMPYLVQQNRRIGGEDIQSVAWPSDPILAGGKHVVVVGGGDTASDCVGTAFRQGAVRVTQLDIRPQPPEKEDKLTVWPYWATKMRTSSSQAEGAQREFQVATLEFVGEDGVLTGVKCCEVDEARKPIAGSEFVIRADLAFIAIGFSGPNESGIMAELRDGLTTNTDRRGSKNVVANDHDYRTNIEKLYVAGDVRRGQSLVVWAIREGRQAARAIDEALMGSTLLPR
- a CDS encoding antitoxin, whose protein sequence is MEQVRKEREISVFRNGRSQAVRIPKEFEFETEKVLISRDEDGTVHLRPKTRKRSLVEVLDWLKENGPIEDFPGDPGDEGLLPLDDIKL